The Panicum hallii strain FIL2 chromosome 5, PHallii_v3.1, whole genome shotgun sequence genome contains the following window.
ACATAATTGTAGAAATATTATGTTCTCAAGTTGTGTTTTTGTGTAGTATTCATAGTTTCTAAGGACAAAATAGTTTTCAAACCTGACTTTGTTTGGGTTTAAGTGGCATTGTATGTAGATGGGATAAAGAAGAAGCAAGACTGTTCAATTTggattttttttcaaatttgcAAAATTTGACCAACGATTATTCAAATTATATACATATGTAGTATTTAGTAGTTGCATCAATACATTTATATTCAAAGGAACTTTAACGTGATATTGAATTTAATAGCAATTGCTAAGATATtgcaagagaaaagaaaaggtcaAAATACAGCTTCTTAAGGCTTGCATAAGCTCATTGATTTTGTCACTTTTGTTGGATAGGGGACTTGAACTAGGGGTGGATGATGAGCCAACTCGGCCCGTTAAGACTCGTTTGATAACGAGCTTGCTCGGCTTAACGAGCTGAAAATCACCTTGAACCTACCAACGTATCCCTGCCAACAATATTTGGACAATATAAAGGCAGCATGATGTTATGCTTTTGGTCACTGGGGTATTTAACAAAGTTGTCACCCTCTCTCGAGACAGCCTTCATTGTTTTCTGAAATGATAAAAAAGTTTGATTTGGCTAAATATCATAGAGCAGAGTGACACCTAATAATAAGGCTCCTTGCTTCCCAGAAACTACGCAGACATTATTATTTCTGCGAATTCACAGGTGTACAATTCTCTCAGCCACACCAAGAATTGTTCCTAGCAACTCAGCAATGGCGGGTCGGCGAACGTGCCGTTGAGCACTCCCTGGGCGATGACCTGGTACGCCTTCTCCGTCATGTGCACGCCATCCCAGTTGGCGAAGCCGCTCGGGTCGCCCCAGACCTTGGCCGTCCTGGCGCACGCCGCGCCCGTGTGGTAcggtccaccgccgccgcagcacgCGACCAGGGGATTGCCGATCCCGAACCTGCCCGGGTGCTTGACGAGCTCCATGGCGGCGCCGTAGTAGTCGGCGTAGATGAGCTTCGCGCCGGGGTTCCGCGCCTTGAGCCGGCCGACCTCGCCGCGCAGCGCCTGGTTGTGGCGCGTGGAGAAGTCGTTGAACCACCGGAGGCACCGGTGCTCGTCGAGGTCCGCGGGGTTGCTGCTGCCGGAGAACATGCTCAGGTACGACGGCACGCAGCCGATGGGGAAGTTGTTCGGGATCAAGATCGACCTCGCGCCCAGGCCGATGAGCTCCTGGACGGAGGAGCCTATGTACGCGACGATGTCCGGGATGAACTGGTTCGCTTGCTCGCGAGGCTTGGCGGCATCGCCGAACCAGAACCAGAAGTTGTAGTCGTTGCCGCCGATCTCGCCCAGCACGATCAGAGACTCGTTCAGAAGCTGCCTGATCTTAGCACCTGACACAGTGAACGAATCATGAGATGAGCATCATCGATCGACCGAGCAAGAAGAATACGCACTTGTTACAGGCATGTGGTATGTATTACCGTCGTCGTCCCCGGGAGCTAGGCGTTGCAGCATTTCCTTGAACCAGCCGATCTGCACGCCCAGGCTGTGCGGCATCGGCACGCTGTGGTTCCACCTGCGGTAGTAGGCCGGGGGCATCGCCGTGGCGCCGGCCACGGCGAAGTTGGCGCCGTTCGGGAAGCGCCCCGAGTCCTGCTCCGGCAGGTTCGGCGGTATCATCGGCAGCTGGAACGCTTGCGCTGAAATGTCGTTGACGGTGAACAGGGAATGGAAAGAGGCGCGCATGGTTTAGGCCGGAGAAGAAATTAGATGAATATCATGCGGCCGCCGTAGTGCTCACCGTAGAAATCAACGAGGACACGCCCGTCGCAGATGCGGCCGGTCGCGTTCTTGAAGAACGTCATTCCGTAGGGGAGCTCCTTGTACCGGGACGAGCCGTTGCCGGACATGTGGACGAAGTTGCCGGTGTCGATGATGGAGTCGCCGAAGCTGAAGATGCGCTTGTAGCAGCCGCACCAACCCGGGGGGAGGTTGAGCAGGAGGACGGCAGAGACGAGCAAGGCGGACAGGCACTTGAAAATCCCCATCTCGATCTCAACAGGGAACGATAGTATACTTGCTTAATTTCGCCACCTTAATTTATAGCGTTTTTGTGCTCAAATTTAACAAGAAACATCAATATAGCGTGATGTGTGCTATACGTATATAAATCTATCTCCACAGGTATATATATACGGTTGCCGCGTTGAAAAGATGGCATGAACTGATATGCAGCGCTTGCTTGCTGAAGGACGGATTTGAATGCTAACTCGTCTTGACTAACGTTACTGGAACATTTATTTCCTGCCGATATTCTGAAGAACTAAATTTGGAAGGTATATATACATATGCTATATATGGAGTCAAAGCATGCATAGGTGAAAATTAATTAATTCCAGAATATATGAATCGATCAGAGTGGCATGCATGGCAACATATGAATATTTGCCAACTCAAGTACTGAAAACCTAGACCGTACCCTTGAATTAGAAACGGAATATTTGGCAACACACTAAGGTTCAGTTCCCACTGTACGAACTGCAAGAATTAGAAACGGGAAAGATAAATGACACCCGATCATTTCTTCCGCCCTCCGCACTCAAATTTTTATTCATCCGATTGCCTCCGTCTGTCATCGATCTGCGCCCGTATGATCTagcgagatctccggcgagcttcttctACACCTTCAGCGAGATCTCCAGCGAGGTTAGGATTCAGGGTTGGGGTTTGAGATTTGGGCTCCGGGGATCTCCATTGCCGGGCTGAGAAAGGAAGGCCGGGAGTGGCAGGTTGGCCTGGCGGAGGTTGCGGGCGCGGGGCGGTGGCAGATCGGTCCGGCCGGTGTGGAGAAGGGAAAAAATACCTAAGTGTGATATATACAGCCCCGATGAGTATATCTATTGCATAGTTTGTTCCCAAAAGATTCTATCAATTCCTCTCAGGACCTGTTAGAATTTTTCGGTATCCATTTTTTTCCTTGACGGGAAGCTACAAGAATTCTAGCTTAGCAGGCCCTGAGCAGGAGGACGACGGAGACGAGGAGGATGGCACTCCCCATCAGAACACTGCTACTGGAGTATATACTAGCTACTGACGCTGGCGAAATCCAGGCAGGGAGATGATTGTGACAGAAGATGAGTTCCTACTTCTTACAGGCTGTGTTCTAGAGATGTGAGCTCCTTGGAAGAATTTATAGTACAAGTTTGAAATCGAGTATGTCGAGAATTATCGATAGTACTAAGGGATGAAAGCCCTCTAAGTACACTAATAAATCACCAAGCAAATACATTGTACAACAGGCCGTATTGAGGGTTGTTTAAATTTTATTAATTGTTGCCTCACTTCCTTCTAGCCACATGCCAAATATCATGGTATTTTGGGCGTATCTTGAGTGATTGGCGCCAAAAAGGAATTTGCCTGTACAGTAATCATACAAGGAAAGACATTGATATATCATATATACTGGCCGTCGACAGTATGGATGGTTGTTTGAATTCTTGCCTTAACTAAGTAGCCAAGCCAAATATCATGATATTTTGGGAGTATCTTCGATGATAGCCAAAATCAGTGTTGCTTATTGTGACTTACCAAAAGGAACTTTGCCTGCATATAGTACTCAAGATCTGTTGAGTAATGACACGGGTACTGTCTATTTGATTTAATTCCTGTTCAGAAGATACTGCTATGAACTATGAAGGCACAGTGTAGCTTCTTGTAAATAAATTGAAGAAGATATTCATGAACATTTTGAAAATTCATGAAGATATTGAACCATATTAGCAGAATAAAAAAGTATGACAAGAAGAAGATAAATCATGTTAACCCAATCAAACACGCTATGGGGCTGAACATATACGCTATTTGGGCAAAACAAACAAACATGGATCATAAAGACGTCCATGATGTATTAAGGATATGGTAGAAGGAGAATTCAGCTAGGCAAGTTCACCTAGTTCTAAGTGATTCTCGAATCTGGGTGGTCTAAGTGGGTTCTTTGTTCACCTACTACTAGAATGGTTTAAgacaaaaaaaaatcatgagTAGCAAATTTCATTGTGCGACGGAGAACAAAAGGAGTTACCAAAGGAAACATGGTCACAGCAATTAGACTTTGGTTGGCTACCAAGCTGCATAGTTCCTGATAGGGCAGAAGCTCGATCAAGCAGCATGCTAATCGAAAGAACTGATTGTCACATGGTGCTATGCCAGCTTGCACAAAACATAGTTGAAATTACTTTTCACATGAATTCCTGCTGTCATTCAACTCACGAGTAAAATACACCGCCGGCCCTCAAACTTGGCCCGGGGTGCCATCCTTATCCCTAAACTTTCAAAATGCATATTTAGATCCTCAAACTTGCTAATCATATCACATGAAGTCCAAATCATTATTTTTAAGTTATAAAGTGAAAGTATTCAACTTATATGGAGCTTACATATGGgtccaaattttatttttaaaattttctGCTGAACTCTTATATTTTCAAAAGAATTCAAAATtttatttcaaaactttatgtgAATATTTTCTTTGCCAATATTTCCTCCAAAATTTATCCTTTTTTATTTTCTATCTTTTACAAATTTGATCATATAAGTTTCTTGTTTTACAATTTTTCTATACAGATCTATTATTTGAATATATCTGTACAAGTAAATTggtatgaattatttttatgcgtataattttttatttgaacAAATTATATAACTTTCAATTTAGCTTATTTGGACCTCACATGATACAATTAGTAAGTTTAATGATCTGAAtgtgcattttgaaagtttGGGGACCGGGATGACACCCCGAGCCAAGTTTGAGGGCCGgcggtgcattttactcttCAACTAGCAGTCTTTCCATTGCATGTAAATCAAGTTTCTTTGATATCTAAGAAACATTACTTTGCCAGGACTATGCATGATTATGCTCTCGTGTAAATAAGATAAGCGGATTATGCCAGGACTGAGATCATGCATGAATATGCTGGACAGTCCATTGTTGCAGGGGATTGCCGGATTGGACTTGAATGCATATTTTGAGTACTGAACCTTTGAACCTTTGCCTTGTCTGTTGCAGGTGAGCGTTTAGCATCGCATAACCTTTTAATCATAACCAGTTCAGGAGCTTCTTCTTCCAAATAATGAAACCCTTTCTTTTAGCATCTCTCTTGTAGAAGGTAAAAGCATAATCTATAGTGTCAAAAATCATTCCCTTCTTTGGCTCAGGGGGTACCAAGTCTGCCTCTGCAACTTGGTCATCACACTCATCTTCTATCTCCTCAGTAACAAATTCATTGTTATCCTCAATATTTTCTTCTTGTACTTCATTGGATGTTACTGGATATTGCCTACGAGCAACAAGAGATTTATATCAATAGCTATAGCCTAACTAAAAAAATAGATAACAATTGGTTGCAGCAGTAGTGTCATTGACTTACAATGGAAGTAGATATAGCACAGATATTGGATTGGTTGAGAATCATTCCAATGATTGCGGTATGGATAAGAAACTAGAAGCGGTATATAGTATAGTTTCAAACTAAGAAAAGCAAAAATTATGAGATGCATACCTTCATGTGTTAAAACATCACCAACCAAATTAATGCCTGAGAATAGATGGATACAAATATTTGTTTTTGGGATTCAGATTATGCGAATGAGATAAGATAGAAGGAAATTCaggttttttttttgggggggggggtggctaGGATGGGATTGGCACAGTGCAAACCAACCATGCTTTTATTAGTGATGGGCCTAATTATGAGCATAACTAATAACCGATTAGGAGAGAAAGGAGGTTGGTCACGTGCGGAACCTTCTTCGTAGCTGCCTAGTAAAAAATCATTAGTGTGCAATTATGCATAGACTTTTCCTTGTCACTTTACAAGAAAACATGAAACGGAAACGAATGCAACCTCATACATAGATACAAGTACTTCTTTCTGATTCTGTCCTAAGTCGAACTATCCTAGGTTTGATGAATTAAATAAAGAATAATAGTAACATCTACTGCATCAAAGAAGTAAAGTACAAAAAATATATTCCATAATGTATTTAGGATAGTTTGTTGTTAATATTATTATTCTTTTATATAAATTCGGTCAAAATAGGATAGTTTGACTTAAAACAAACTCATAAATTTAGGGATGGACAGAATAGACATCTCTGTTGAACCAGCCAAGATGATCAAAGAATCTGTACCCTTTCCTTATAATAACGGGTTATGTGAATATCTGACAGTGGCAAATTGTTCACCACTCATCCAATCAGTATGGGAAGTTGTTAAATACCCCACCACTAGCTCTAGCTCTATACAGAAGAGAGGACGCTTAGCGCTAGTAGTACTATACATATATAAAATCTAAAACGATAAAGAAGACACAACTTGAGCAGTAGTTGAAGAACAATGGTAACCTGTGActaaaaaaagaaaaggtaaaACAAAACCCAACCAATTACTTGGGCAACAGCCGTGAAGTGCAGTACAGTACCGCGGCTCTGTAATCAGGCAAAAATATCAAAATCATTACAACTTTAACCATACTGTCCGAGTCCAAAAAAATATTTAAACACATGTATTTCTGTAACAGTCAAAACTGAATGTAGCTACAGAACTACAAATCGTAGAGAACCTTGTATTCAACAGAGGAGGCCAGCTCAGTAAGCTTTGGACACGAACTGGTGGTGGAAGCAATTGACGGTTGTGTGTATGTTCCTCGAAGGAGGCCCATTGCAATGGCCTTGTATGCAGCTTCCGATGGATGGAAGCCATCCCATGAGCCATACTTATCTGGGTTATCACACACCTTGTATTCCCCATATCCACAGGCTAGAGCTGGAGACACACCATATGTTCCTTCTCCACCACAACAAGCCACCAAAGGTTCCTCAATACCTAAACCCCAGCCATGGCAACGTTAACCAAGGCAGCACCAAGAACTCAAATTATTTGTCAAAATGATACTACATGTTTTTTTAATGATACTATGCCCCATTTATCTTGGATTTTCTAAGGCAGTTTATCTACCTTAAACAACATTTATCTACCTTAGACAGTTTATTTAGTGAAACCAAACTTGTCAAATCTGAAACTCAATTTCAGTTTATGTTTATAGGTATTGCACATACTGTATTTTAAGTTTTTAACCATTATAACAATGCAGATATGAATAAAAGTAGAAGAGAATGCTAAATTATGTTAACTGATACAATCCACCTGTGTTAGCTGACTAATTCAAGTTGTACATGATAATACGGGTGGTAAAGGGCCTCAAATTTTAGTCTAGATAATCTAAGGGCCGGGCTCTAATCTTATTCCATTTTGAGCTAATAATACATGATGGAAATTCTGGAAGCTTATAATTTGTAATACTGGTATTTCACTAGAAACCTAATTATACAGGTTTCTTGGCAGTCAAATTGCATTTTCCCCATGGCTAGATTTTTGTATTTCTGCTTAGTCAGGAGACCCATGGCTAGATTTTTGTATTTCTGCTTAGTCAGGAGATATTAACATCCAGCTCCACTTCGGATTCTTTCTGAAAGGCATAAGCAGGAACCGAAAAGCCTACCATGAACTTTCCACAGAATTCCAATGTGAAAAAGGACGTTTTGTTATTTTTATGAACATAGAAAACGCATTGCATTCTTAAGATGCATCAGTAAGTGTGCATTAGTTCATTGTCTAAAAATCGCTTCCTAGCATACACAAACTAGATTTAGTAGTAGGGAGTACAAGGCAAATATCTTAACTCACCAAATCGTTCAGGGGAAAGGAAAATTTCCATTGCAGCTCCATAATAGTCAGAATAGATGATAGATACACCAGGATGAAGCTTGCGCAGCTTCTCCAGCTCCTCCACAAGAAGCTTGTTGTGGTACTCTGAGAACTCGTTCATCCACCTGAGGCAACCACTCTCTGGCTCATAATCTTCTTTGTTATCGCTCTTGAAAATCGATAGATATCTTGGGACACAGCCAATTGGGAGGTTCCCTGGAACCACCAGAGTTCTGGCTCCTAGCCCAATCAATTCCTGCAAACTCCACTCATTTGCGTAACTATCTGTAGATGATGCCAGAAGGAACAGAATCTACAGTAAACACAGATGCTCACGGTGATTGTAGAAGAAATTTTGGCAACAACACTTGGTGTGAAGGAGCGGATCTTCTCAATCGGTACTCTGGAGAGAAGAGGTAGGTTGTAATCATTGCCCCCAATTTCTCCAACCAAAAAAAGGGATTGGCTCATCATGTCTGAGCAACCTGTGCAGTAAAAGGTTCTAATTAGCATGTAAAAATCACACTATAAAGAAGATCCTAAGGAAGAAACAGAATTAAAGCTTTCGGTAGTAGTTGAGCAGTGACATGCTTGCAGCAAGTTACTGTTCTATTGAACTATGTAGCATTACTAGTCAGATTTATTGAAGTAGTTGCTCCCCTTAGCAGAGCAATCGATTGCTTGTGCTAGGAGGCTATGTCGAGTGAAAATAGACGTCTTTTGCTGGATAAAGTTGATAACTGTGACTTTAATCCAAACTAGTAACTAATAAGCAGTTTATTTCAGGTTCTGTTGCGGCACATTGCTTATTTAAGGTGCCAAAAGAAAATGAAGCAAAATAATATTTGCTCTCGTCTCTGCTGATAGTACTACTTTTAGGCTGCAATTTCACTTCAGGTTGTGGACAACGACTGATATGGACAGGTCAGTTAGCATTGAACTGATACCATCCAACTAAACTTCCATTCGTTGTTGCTAGCATGAACGATGAATTATTTTGCCAATATCCAATTCACTGGTCTATTTCTTCTTTTTGGATTTGAAAGCATAGTTTTTGTTTTTCATAAATCAAGCAGACACGAAATGACTTTCCGTAGTGTTTACCTATCCCTTTCCTTGTTCCAATCAATCCAAATGTTTCTTATCCAACATCTTTGCATCGCACGCGCACCTTTCAAGTTCCATCGCCAACACCTGTGCACCCGCACCTTCTAGACTTGGAACTTAAATTTTGCTAATTTGCTATATGCTGCTTTCCCCATTTACCACTAGAATTTCTTCTATGCCCAGTAGCAGCGGAATTGGAAAGGTCAGGTCAAAGAGAGGGGATGGAATTGGAGAAGGTAAAAGGGAACAGCCATACCGGAGCGGCCGCCGGGGCAGAGGAGGTCCAGCAGGTCGCGGAACCACTTCATCTCCAAGTCGAGGTGCACCCTCCCGTCGCCGATGTTGAAACCCCTGTTGCGGAAGAAGTCCGGGCCGAGCGCCGTGGCGCCGCCCACCGCGAAGTTGGCCCCGCACGCGAAGtcctccgcgcgccgcccgctcaGGTACGGCCGCACGAACGGGAGCCCCATGGTGTCCGCTGCAATCGCACGCGAAATCCCGAGCCCCCAAATTTCAAATCGTTACTGCTACTACTGCTCAGGCTAATTTGATCGACCGATGAATCGCTTGGCATGTGTAGCGTACCGATGAAGTCGAGGATGAGGCGGCCGTTGGAGAAGCGCCCGGTGGCGCGGCGAAAGAATGTCTCTCCGTAGGGCGGCCGGAGcgcgggctcgccggagttgTTGCCGTAGTAGTAGCGGAAGTTGCCCGTGTCGGCCAGCGAGTCCCCGAAGCTGAACACGCGCGGGtagcacgccgccgccggctccgccCCAGCTACTACCACCATTAGCaccacagccgccgccgccgccacaggTGAGATCAGTCGTCCTCCTGCTCTCCCCAGGGCAGAGGAAGCCATGGCCTCTCTTTCCCCGGGGGGTCTCCTCGGTCCGCGCTGCTCGAGGTCGAGGCGGCCGTAGAAGAAATTGAACTCAATTTTCGAGAAGTCTGATTTGGGAGAGGAACGAACAAGGCTGACGACCCCTCTGCTTTATAAACGTCGTGAGTGGAAGCAAACGGATGGACACGTGGCGGCCAACTCCATTAACCGTTTGTGGGCCCGAGCTAATCTGTGGCCCGCAAGGCAGTGGGGGTGGGGCCGTCTCCTCAAGTGCCGTGCCGTGCGTGCACATCCGGACTGGCCGGCACAGCGCAGCACAGCTCTAGGAGGCAACACATGATGGGTAGCAATAAATTAAAATGATCGATTAAATTAGTTAATGCGGGTTAATGGTACTTAGTCGTCGCCACGTGTTGGAGGCAACGTAAAATGCGTTGTTTTTGCACCCAAGATTCAGGTACGGCACGGCAGCCTGCCTGACCTGGTGGATCTGCCAACGGAGCACATACTCCGGAGGCTGGCTTAGACCCAAACCAGAAAGCAAACACACTTCCACAACCGGCATCAAAAGCACCGACATACATGTATGTCTATTTTAGATGGTTCACATCATTCATTTATTTCGGTCTATTGCCAATGAAAGGTTAACAAATGGAAAAGTGCCAATTGTCCAGATAAGCAAGCATCCGCCAGAACCAGTGACACAATCACAATGCAAACTCTAATCTTTTTCCAACTTTTCATTTTCGTGTAGTTGTTATGGCGGAATGGGCCAATTTAAACTGCCTTATTAGCATCACTCAATCATCATTTAGTATGACAATCAGATCAAGGCTACTCAAATGGTATAAAAATCCAGCAGTGCGTCGGGTATTTCCTAAATAATCCACTTACCAACTATTACATCATCCTTGTACTCAGGATCACTTGCATTCGGGTAATTCGGGTAGTGTAATTCGCGTAATGAAAATGGCTACCTGAAATCCACCAGAGAAAAAAGAATACCTGAAAATTCAGGCGTGGGGTAATCCCATTTGCCCAATGTatgcttgcggcggcggcgagcggtgcCTAGGGTTGGTAGGTGCGCGGGCCACGGGGTCTAAGGCGTGGCAGGGCCTGGGCCATGTGGGGCGGTTGGGGGCATGGGTGGCAAAGTGCATGGGCACGAGCAGCTAGGGGTGGTGTTCGGCAAGGGGCACGAGCGGCTGGGGATAGGGGTGAAGTTGTGCGGGACGCTGGGTGGCGAGGGGCGCGAGCGGCTGGGGTAGGGGTGAAGCGGCGCGGGCAGCGGGCTGGGGGCATGAGGTGCTgtgcgcggcgggcggcgtctGCCGGTGGCGACACACGCAACTACAGGTGTAGGGGTGCTGGGATCTGGGGTGGAGTGCAGGTCGGAACTCGGGTGGCGAGGTGAGTGGCGGTGGAAGGGGACTGGGACGTGGGGTCTGGCTTGGCTCTAGGGTTTGTCAATTTTTGATGGGCCTTGACCTTGTATATTACTAGGTCACTTAGTGGATATCGTGATATTTCGAGATATTCGGGTACCAAGGTCTATATCTGAATTTCCCGAACTTTAGTTAGGTTTCGTGACGTCATACTCGAAATAACGATCGGGTACATTGGGTtcgggtttgaaaaattctaatTGAGTATGCGTCACACTGATTTTTCTTGTGAATAATTTGGGACGATTGTACTAGGCCATAAGGTTTGAAGTTTAAACTACTGCTTGTCTAAAGCTGCAAATTATTCAAGCATACATGAGCTTATTGAGGTCAGCTCTCGCACTTTTACTATATGCGGGCATAGGGTTGAACTCAATTTGTGTGATTCCATGCTTTGATGTTCTTACCACAATTAGTATTTACTATATGAGTGTGACAGCAGACCACAATTAGTATTTACTATATGAGTGCGAGAGCTAACCACAATAAGCACTCTAATTGTGTGAACATCAAGGCATGGAAGCACACAAATTGCTCTTCTAGGACTGGAAACCATAGGATGGAGTAGTTGGATTTTACATGTTTCCGAAAGCTTTATGGTGTTATTATGTAAGGCCAAAAGCTGATTTTGAAAATAATCAGGAAAAAAGCAATCTGAGGTTAAAAATCACATTGTGCCAGATTGAGTTTATATATTCTGAATGAATCAGGACTAATTTGTCGTGATGTTGCTGAGAACAAATCTGGTTGCCTTCTTCCTGGACTTCAAACCAGCTGCAGTCTTGTACCTGTTATTTTTCAATGATGAATTGTTTATCATTCTTCATTTGATAACCATGTGACTAAAATTTATAAATTTTGAAGTCTGATTATCTGCCACAAGAGTTTAGTTTTTGTACATGCTAATGCATGATTGCAGTAGAAAAGGAGAAAAACCATAGAGAAAAATGTTATTGATTTGTGCAGCATGTGTAGAAAAATGCCAAAACAGcaacatgatatatatatatatatatatatatatatatatcagcaacatgatatatata
Protein-coding sequences here:
- the LOC112895949 gene encoding GDSL esterase/lipase At1g28600-like: MNKNLSCLSALLVSAVLLLNLPPGWCGCYKRIFSFGDSIIDTGNFVHMSGNGSSRYKELPYGMTFFKNATGRICDGRVLVDFYAQAFQLPMIPPNLPEQDSGRFPNGANFAVAGATAMPPAYYRRWNHSVPMPHSLGVQIGWFKEMLQRLAPGDDDGAKIRQLLNESLIVLGEIGGNDYNFWFWFGDAAKPREQANQFIPDIVAYIGSSVQELIGLGARSILIPNNFPIGCVPSYLSMFSGSSNPADLDEHRCLRWFNDFSTRHNQALRGEVGRLKARNPGAKLIYADYYGAAMELVKHPGRFGIGNPLVACCGGGGPYHTGAACARTAKVWGDPSGFANWDGVHMTEKAYQVIAQGVLNGTFADPPLLSC
- the LOC112893659 gene encoding GDSL esterase/lipase At1g28600-like isoform X1, producing MASSALGRAGGRLISPVAAAAAVVLMVVVAGAEPAAACYPRVFSFGDSLADTGNFRYYYGNNSGEPALRPPYGETFFRRATGRFSNGRLILDFIADTMGLPFVRPYLSGRRAEDFACGANFAVGGATALGPDFFRNRGFNIGDGRVHLDLEMKWFRDLLDLLCPGGRSGCSDMMSQSLFLVGEIGGNDYNLPLLSRVPIEKIRSFTPSVVAKISSTITELIGLGARTLVVPGNLPIGCVPRYLSIFKSDNKEDYEPESGCLRWMNEFSEYHNKLLVEELEKLRKLHPGVSIIYSDYYGAAMEIFLSPERFGIEEPLVACCGGEGTYGVSPALACGYGEYKVCDNPDKYGSWDGFHPSEAAYKAIAMGLLRGTYTQPSIASTTSSCPKLTELASSVEYKSRGTVLHFTAVAQVIGWVLFYLFFF
- the LOC112893659 gene encoding GDSL esterase/lipase At1g28600-like isoform X2, with protein sequence MASSALGRAGGRLISPVAAAAAVVLMVVVAGAEPAAACYPRVFSFGDSLADTGNFRYYYGNNSGEPALRPPYGETFFRRATGRFSNGRLILDFIADTMGLPFVRPYLSGRRAEDFACGANFAVGGATALGPDFFRNRGFNIGDGRVHLDLEMKWFRDLLDLLCPGGRSGCSDMMSQSLFLVGEIGGNDYNLPLLSRVPIEKIRSFTPSVVAKISSTITELIGLGARTLVVPGNLPIGCVPRYLSIFKSDNKEDYEPESGCLRWMNEFSEYHNKLLVEELEKLRKLHPGVSIIYSDYYGAAMEIFLSPERFGIEEPLVACCGGEGTYGVSPALACGYGEYKVCDNPDKYGSWDGFHPSEAAYKAIAMGLLRGTYTQPSIASTTSSCPKLTELASSVEYKSRGTVLHFTAVAQAISSNIQ